The DNA sequence GACAATTAGCTATTGCAAAATCTAATCTGGAGCTCAGCAGCAATACCCTGATGATCACACAAAAAATGTGGGAAAGTGGCGATAACACCTCTTTAGGAGTACAGCAGGCCTCAGCACAGAAACAGGCAACAGAACTTCTGATTACTCAGCTGGAACAGAATATTGCCATTCAGGAAAATGCATTGAGTATTTTGGTGGGAGAACTGCCTAATAAGGTAAACAGAACAATTGAAATGTCTGATACTTCATTACCTCAGAACATTACTGCAGGACTTCCTGCAGCTATGGTAAGCAGAAGACCGGACGTTCGTCAGCAGGAACTTGTTTTACTGGAATCAAACGCTATCGTAGGAATTGCTCAGGCCAATATGTATCCGTCATTGAAAATTACTGCGAATGGAGGAGTAAACTCATTCAAGTTTGATAACTGGTTTCAGATTCCCGCTTCATTATTCGGGTCTGTTCTGGGAGGACTTACCCAGCCTATTTTCCAGAAAAGACAGTTGAAAACAGATCTTGAAGTAGCTAAAATTCAAAGAGAGAAAAATGTTCTGGCATTCCGTCAGTCGGTATTAAATGCTGTAGGTGAAGTTTCAGATGCTTTGGTATCTAATGAAAACTTAAAAGCTCAGGAACAAAAAGCTACCGAGCAGGCAACTACCCTGAAAGATGGAATTAAAAGCGCACAGCTTCTTTACAAAGGAGGTTCAGCCAATTACCTGGAAGTGATTACAGCACAAGGGAATTCCCTACAGGCAGAGTTGAATCTGGCTTCCATTAAAAGACAGAGATTAAGCAGCATTGTAGATCTATACAGAGCGCTAGGCGGCGGTTGGAAGTAGTAAATTAAATTATATTTGTTTTAAGATGCGGTTCTTTTCAGAGCCGCATTTTTTTGTATTGTTTCTGTTCATTACAATATGAATTTAAACTTAGATTCCTACGGAATGACATAGTGTATAGATAAACTAAGCGCCCAGTTTGTCATTCCGTAGGAATCTATATTTTCAAAGCTTATAAAGTCGTTTAATAATGTAAAAGTTTCTACTTTTCAAACTCCTCCGCAATCCATTGAAGCAGATTTTCAAAATCCTTTTCAGAATATCCCAACTGCAAATAGTGAATATCATCCGCTTTCCTATACCACGTCAGCTGGCGTTTCGCATATCTGCGGCTATTCTTTTTAATTTCCGAAACCGCGAAATCAAGATCCCACTCTCCGTCAAAATATTTGAAAAGTTCCGCATATCCTACCGTATTCAAAGCCGTCAGATCTTTGAATTGTTCAAGACCCTTCACCTCATCCAGCAAGCCATTTTCCATCATCATATCCACTCTTCGGTTGATTCTGTCATACAGTTCTTCTCTTGGCGCTTCTATTCCGATTCTGATCACATTAAAATCTCTGGAATCCTGAGAAACAGCAATCAGTTCAGAATATTTTGTATCCGTTTGCCAGATCACATCTATAGCACGCAAAAGTCTTCTGTGATTGTGAATATCCACCACACTGAAATATTCGGGATCGAGTTCCTGTAAAATTTCCTGAAGTTTTTCTATCCCCTCCTGCTCCATGATGGCCTGAAGTTTTTCCTGATTTTCAGTATTGGCTTCGGGTAGATCATGCAGACCTTCTATCACTGCTTTTTCATACATCATACTTCCGCCAACAAGAATAACAGTGTCATGAGTTGCAAAAAGTTCATTGAGTTTTTGAAGCGCATCTTCTTCGTACTGGCCGATAGAATAATATTCTTCAACTGAAAGATTTCCGATAAAATGATGAGGTGCCCCGGCAAGTTCCTCTTCAGAAGGTGCAGCAGTTCCGATTTTCATTTCTTTAAAAAACTGTCGGGAATCACAGGAAATAATCTCCGTATTGAAATGTTGAGCCAAATCAATTGCCAGTCTCGTTTTACCAATTCCGGTGGGTCCTACTACAGAAATCAAATTTTTCTTTTTCACAGCGCTAATTTACGAAAATGCGCTCATTTGATTTTTTATTTTTAAATACAAATAAAGCTGCTGTTCATTTTGAACCATTAAGTTTTTAATGAAGAAGTTGAGATTATTAAGATGAGCTTCGCTATTTAGCATAACGCTTATCAAAATCTATGAGATTTTTTTCTTAATTAAACTTAACAGCTTAAATGGTCTTAATGGTTCAAAATAAATTTAAAAACAGAATAATATAAACTTTACGTTGAAGTTTCATGGTATTATATTATACACTTAAATGTTTATCTTTGTAGAACAATAAAAAACTATGATTTTATCAATGACCGGATTCGGTAGAGCCGAAGATGTTTTTGAAGGAAAAAAAATTACAATAGATATTAAATCATTGAACAGCAAGAGCTTTGATTTGAATATTAAAATTCCTTTACGTTATAAAGAAAAAGAATTTGAAATCAGAAAAATTCTTAACGATAGAATTATCCGTGGAAAAGTAGACTGCTACGTTAATATTGAGAACCTTGAAGAGTCCAATGATGTAAAAATTAATAAAAATTTAATTGAATCTTACATCAATGAGCTTAAAAACATAGCTTCTGACGGTCCCGATTTCGAATACCTTAAAATGGCGGTAAGACTTCCTGATGCCATCTCATCAAGACCTGATGAGCTTACAGAAGGTGAATGGGAATCACTGGCAAAAATTGTCAATAATGCCGTAGACAGATTTGAAGAATTCAGAAGAACCGAAGGCAGCATTCTACATGAAGAATTAAACAGGAATATCCAGAATATTGACAAATATCTTGGAGAAGTAATTCCTTTTGAGGAAGAAAGAATTGTAAGCGTGAAAGAGCGTTATCAGAAATCTTTGAAAGAATTTGAAAATGTTGATGAAACGCGTTTCTACCAGGAAATGGCCTATTTCACGGAGAAGCTTGATATCTCTGAAGAAAAGGTAAGGCTTACCCAGCACCTGAAATATTACAAAGAAGTAATGGACAATGAATCTTTCAACGGAAAAAAACTGGGCTTTATTTCCCAGGAAATCGGAAGAGAGATCAATACATTAGGATCTAAAGCCAATCATGCAGAAATCCAGAAACTGGTAGTAATGATGAAGGATGACCTGGAAAAAATTAAAGAACAGACGTTAAACGTATTGTAATGATAGGTACGGGTTACGAGATGCGTGATTATCATTCTTAACAATGGACTCCGTAACTCGAAACCTGAAACCCGAAATTGTAAAAAATGGATAAAGTAATTATATTTTCAGCGCCATCAGGGAGCGGAAAAACTACATTAGTAAAGCATTCACTGGAAACATTTCCGGAACTGAGTTTCTCAGTCTCATGTACAACGAGACAGCCGAGAGGAAGTGAAGTTCATCAGGTAGATTATCATTTTCTGACGCCGGATGAATTCAGAAAGAAAATCTCTGAAGATGCTTTTGTAGAATATGAAGAAGTATATACTGATAAATATTACGGTACTTTAAAATCTGAAGTAGAAAAAATCTGGAATCAGGGAAAAGTTGTTATTTTTGATGTAGATGTAAAAGGAGGTATTTCGTTAAAAAAATATTTTGGTGAAAAAGCCCTGTCTATTTTTATAGAACCGCCTTCCATTGAAGAATTGGAACGAAGATTGATTTCCAGAAATACAGATGATGCAGAAACCATAAAAACCCGTGTAGCGAAGGCAGAAGAAGAAATGTCCTACGCCGGCGAGTTTGATAAGATCGTGATTAATACCGATCTTGATGTAGCTAAAAAAGAAATAGAAAGTTTAATAAAAAGTTTTATCAGTAATTAATGGCTGGAAGATAGAAGCCAGAAGATGGAAGTAATCACATACTCTCAAAATCTAACTTCTAATTTCCAACCTCTAGCTTCTGATCATAAAAAATTGAGGTTGATATGAGTACCGAAACATTAGAAAAAGCTAAATCTGCAATTCCTGTCAGAGGATTTCTGGATATTAAAGATATTGCTATTCCTCAGGGAGAAGAATTGGTAAAAGCCATTCTTAAACTTAAAGAGGAGAAAAATGCTGTTATTCTTGCCCATTACTACCAGCCGGGAGAGATTCAGGATATCGCTGATTTCCTTGGAGATTCTTTACAGTTGGCAAGACAGGCAAAAGAAACGAATGCAGACATGATTGTATTCTGCGGTGTACATTTCATGGCAGAAGCTGCTAAAATTCTGAACCCAACTAAAAAAGTAGTTCTTCCTGATACGATGGCCGGATGCTCTCTGGCTGACGGTTGTTCTGGAGAAGGATTAAGAAAAATGCGTGAACAGCACCCGAATGCTTTAATTGCAACTTACATCAACTGTAACGCAGAAACTAAGGCAGAAAGTGATATCATCGTAACCAGTTCAAATGCTGAAACTGTAATTGAAGCACTTCCGAAAGACAGACCGATCATATTCGCACCGGACAAAAACCTGGGAAGATATTTATCTAAGAAAACAGGGCGTGACATGATCCTTTGGGATGGAAGCTGCATCGTACACGAAGCATTTTCAATGGAAAGAATTGCCCAGCAGCTGGCAGACAATCCGGATGCCAAGCTGATTGCTCACCCTGAAAGTGAAGAAGCTGTTTTAAAACTGGCTCACTTTATTGGTTCTACTTCTGCTCTATTGAATTATGTAGAAAAAGATGACTGTCAGAAATTCATTATTGCAACAGAAGAAGGAATTCTTCACGAAATGAGAAAACGTGCTCCTCACAAAGAACTTATTCCTGCATTGGTTTTTGATGAAAGCTGTAACTGCTCAGAATGTTTCTATATGAAACGTAATACAATGGAAAAATTGTATTTATGTATGAAGTATGAGCTTCCTGAAATTCTTATCGATGAAGAATTAAGATTAAGAGCATTAAAGCCTATTGAGGCAATGCTTGACCTTTCAAAAAGCATAAAATAATTTTTTTGTCATGAATATTTATTATATTTAAAACTTAAACTAATAATAAATATGAAAAATCTAAAAAAATTAGACAGAAAAAGTCTTAAAAATGTAAACGGAGGAGGTACCATATGTAACTTAAACTGCGAAATACATGAAACCTGCGGAGCGGGATGTAATGGCGAATTGATCTGCGTACCCAGAGGAATGTATATTCCGGATAACTGTTAAAAAAAATAAAGCACTGTTTTCACAGTGCTTTTTATTTTTAGTCTGCAGTGATTGCAACAAAACAATCTGTGCTTACAATAACGCACATTCTGCAATTCTCGGACAATGTCCAATATGCCTCACACGAAGGATCGCTGGAAGAGCCTGGTCCAAAAACCAGATGGGTAGGACAGCCGTCACATCTGGAAATAGCTGCTCCATTCACAAGTTCCAGATCTCTTCTGCTTAATTTTTTAATTGTTTTCATAGTTTTAAAATTTTATGACACTCCTCCACTCATACATGACATATCAACAATCACGCACATTTTACAACGGTCAGGAAGCATTTGAAAAGCCTCGCAGGGAGCATCGCCAGGATTATTTCCGTAAGTCGTATTCTTAGGACATCCTGTACATGTGGCAGGACCTGCTCCTTGCAGTATTTGGAGTTCTTTTCTGTTTAATTTCTTTAGATTTTTCATAGTAGTTTTAATTAATTTTTTGATTTTACTATTTTTGATTACGCTTCAAGAATTGGGCAGCTACCTGGGATGGATGGATCATAAGGGAAAAGGTAAAGACAAACTTTACGTCCTTTAAAATCGGTACACACTGCACAACCTTTTGGTCCGCAGTCAAGATCAATAGCACAGGTATCTCCTCCACCTCCAATAATAGCCCTTAAGCTTTCTCTGTTTAATTTTTTTGAATTTTTCATGGTAGTTTTTATTTTAAATTAAATTTTTGATCGTTTTTCATTAGGTAAAATCAGTCAATACCTATAGCATCGGTGCATAGCAAGTACCTCCTGGCTTTAACCAACATCCCCATTTTCCACCTCCGCGGAAACATACAAATTGTTCTCCACCACATGCTTCAATCTGAATATCAGTGAATCCTCCGCTGATATTTCTCTTTTCTTCGCGTGATAATTTTTTAATTGTTTTCATATTGTAATAATTTAGTATTCAGTAATAAAAAACAACAAACGTTTTGTTATTGAAGATTAAAAAGGACCAAAGCATTCAAAGCTTACCAGTACTCTTCCTTTACAGCATTCCGGTAAAGCGTAATAATCAGCACATGACCTAGGCTCACCTGGTCCGTAAGGTCCGGGAGGGCAGTTTGCAGTACAAGGACCTATTCCCCCGTTGATTGATTTTAAATCATTTCGATTCATTTTCTTTAAATTTTTCATGTGTATTTTGTTATTAGTTAATGTTATAAATGTAACATTTTTAATCAATTACACCAAATATATCTCCAAAAAAGGAAATATATTTTATTATGTTAAAAACTTGGCTGTTTCAAAATAATTTGTACATTTGTCCTGTTACAATGAATTTATTAAGAAACATATCTGATATTTCTGCCCTGAAATCACCTATTTCAGGCATATCTTCTGTTTCTACATTCACAACTACAACAACTACCCCATAACGGGGTAAATTTTCACATATTATTTCCGGTACCCGTACTCTTTTTTCTAAAGAGTAGTCACTTCGTTATATCCAACCTCAAATAAATAATTGATGAAAGTTTTAAAATTCGGCGGAACTTCAGTCGCCCATTCTCAGAATATCCTTCTGGTAGAAAAAATAATAAAAGATGAATCTTTAAAAAACAAAATAGTTGTTATTGTTTCAGCACTTCATGGCGTTACTGACCAACTGATCAGAGCAGCAGAACTGGCTTCTGTAAAAGATGAAAATTATATTCAAATAGTTCAGAATCTTGAAGAAAAACATATCAGTCTGGTCAAAGATCTTTTCCCTATCACAGAACAAAGTTCATGGCTAAGTTTTGTTAAGAAACATTTTAATGATCTTGAAGACCTTTACAACGGAATTGCAGTTCTTGGTGAACTTACCAACAGAATCAAAGATAAAATTGCCTCTTACGGAGAATTTTTATCTTCAAAAATTATAGCAGCCAGACTTCAGCATGAAGGATTAGACTGCATATGGATGAATTCTGCAGACCTCATCAGAACAGACAGTAATTTCACCAATGCAAAAGTAGATTTTCAATGCACTGAAAATAATATTATCAGTTTTCTGAATGAAAATAAGAATCGTATTATCGTAGGTCCTGGTTTTATAGCCCATGACGAAAAAAATAATGCTACAACATTAGGAAGAGGTGGCTCTGATTATACAGCTTCCATTATGGCTGCTTCTATCCATGCAGAAGAACT is a window from the Chryseobacterium indologenes genome containing:
- a CDS encoding efflux transporter outer membrane subunit, which codes for MKRVKNIILTFALAIGSVSCVSKLAYTEPELPLPEKFQYTATADTASIANLEWKQFFSDPILQGLIEKGIKNNYDLQIALKQVAASQEKLKQAKYMQYPDVGFGVSGQISRPSKNSMNGQSLNLFLGSSHVEDYNAAFNLSWEADIWGKIKNQQEVSRMQYLQTYEGSKAVQTQVVAAIAQGYYNLLMLDRQLAIAKSNLELSSNTLMITQKMWESGDNTSLGVQQASAQKQATELLITQLEQNIAIQENALSILVGELPNKVNRTIEMSDTSLPQNITAGLPAAMVSRRPDVRQQELVLLESNAIVGIAQANMYPSLKITANGGVNSFKFDNWFQIPASLFGSVLGGLTQPIFQKRQLKTDLEVAKIQREKNVLAFRQSVLNAVGEVSDALVSNENLKAQEQKATEQATTLKDGIKSAQLLYKGGSANYLEVITAQGNSLQAELNLASIKRQRLSSIVDLYRALGGGWK
- the miaA gene encoding tRNA (adenosine(37)-N6)-dimethylallyltransferase MiaA; the protein is MKKKNLISVVGPTGIGKTRLAIDLAQHFNTEIISCDSRQFFKEMKIGTAAPSEEELAGAPHHFIGNLSVEEYYSIGQYEEDALQKLNELFATHDTVILVGGSMMYEKAVIEGLHDLPEANTENQEKLQAIMEQEGIEKLQEILQELDPEYFSVVDIHNHRRLLRAIDVIWQTDTKYSELIAVSQDSRDFNVIRIGIEAPREELYDRINRRVDMMMENGLLDEVKGLEQFKDLTALNTVGYAELFKYFDGEWDLDFAVSEIKKNSRRYAKRQLTWYRKADDIHYLQLGYSEKDFENLLQWIAEEFEK
- a CDS encoding YicC family protein: MILSMTGFGRAEDVFEGKKITIDIKSLNSKSFDLNIKIPLRYKEKEFEIRKILNDRIIRGKVDCYVNIENLEESNDVKINKNLIESYINELKNIASDGPDFEYLKMAVRLPDAISSRPDELTEGEWESLAKIVNNAVDRFEEFRRTEGSILHEELNRNIQNIDKYLGEVIPFEEERIVSVKERYQKSLKEFENVDETRFYQEMAYFTEKLDISEEKVRLTQHLKYYKEVMDNESFNGKKLGFISQEIGREINTLGSKANHAEIQKLVVMMKDDLEKIKEQTLNVL
- the gmk gene encoding guanylate kinase codes for the protein MDKVIIFSAPSGSGKTTLVKHSLETFPELSFSVSCTTRQPRGSEVHQVDYHFLTPDEFRKKISEDAFVEYEEVYTDKYYGTLKSEVEKIWNQGKVVIFDVDVKGGISLKKYFGEKALSIFIEPPSIEELERRLISRNTDDAETIKTRVAKAEEEMSYAGEFDKIVINTDLDVAKKEIESLIKSFISN
- the nadA gene encoding quinolinate synthase NadA, translating into MSTETLEKAKSAIPVRGFLDIKDIAIPQGEELVKAILKLKEEKNAVILAHYYQPGEIQDIADFLGDSLQLARQAKETNADMIVFCGVHFMAEAAKILNPTKKVVLPDTMAGCSLADGCSGEGLRKMREQHPNALIATYINCNAETKAESDIIVTSSNAETVIEALPKDRPIIFAPDKNLGRYLSKKTGRDMILWDGSCIVHEAFSMERIAQQLADNPDAKLIAHPESEEAVLKLAHFIGSTSALLNYVEKDDCQKFIIATEEGILHEMRKRAPHKELIPALVFDESCNCSECFYMKRNTMEKLYLCMKYELPEILIDEELRLRALKPIEAMLDLSKSIK
- a CDS encoding bacteriocin-like protein, producing MKNLKKLDRKSLKNVNGGGTICNLNCEIHETCGAGCNGELICVPRGMYIPDNC
- a CDS encoding bacteriocin-like protein codes for the protein MKNLKKLNRKELQILQGAGPATCTGCPKNTTYGNNPGDAPCEAFQMLPDRCKMCVIVDMSCMSGGVS